In the genome of Methanomassiliicoccus sp., the window TCAAGGACCTCCCCCTGGGCAAGGGTATCTACGCCCACGTGCTGAACGAGCAGGGAAAGATCATGGACGACACCTTCACCTTCCGCGTCGGCCTTGACACCTATCTGATGGTGCCGAACGCGTCCCATGCAGAGCAAATCTACGAGTGGGTGCGCGACCGTGTCCGAGACGCGGAAGTGATCAACGTCTCCGAGCGCCTGGCGTGCATCGCCCTGCAGGGCCCGAAAGCGCAGGAGGTCCTGCAGCGCCTCACTGACATGGATCTAAAAGGGCTGAAGCGGCTTTACGGCGACATCGTCAACCTCAAGGTCCCGTCGTCAGAGAATTCCGAGCGCTTCCTTCCAGATCTTATGAACTGCGCTCCCCTGCCTTCCGGCCTGACTCAGAGCTACGTCACCCGCTCCGGGTACACTGGCGAGGACGGTTTCGAAATCCTTGTCGAGAGCGGGGCCGCGGAAATGGTCTGGAACGCCCTCCTATCCGTCGGGAGGGACCTCGAGCTCCGGCCCTGCGGCCTTGGTGCTCGGGACGTGCTCCGGCTGGAGATGGGGTACCTGCTCTCTGGCGCTGACTTTGACGGAACCCAGAGCACGCTCCAGACCGGCCCGGCGTGGGTCATCAAATGGAGCCATGAGTTCATAGGCCGGGAGGCGATGCTCCGGCAGAAGGAGCGGGGCGCCTACCGCAAGCTGGTAGGACTCGAGCTTCTGGACCGGGGCATCCCGCGCCATGGGTACACGGTGATGGCGGGCAGGGATGAGATCGGAAGGGTTTCCTCCGGCACCCTGTCACCGATCCTCAACAAGGGCATCGCCCTGGCCTACGTGGACGCGGACCACGCCAGGGAGGGCGAGGAGCTTGAGGTGATGATCAGGGATAATAAAGTCAGAGCGGTGGTGGTCAAGCCACCG includes:
- the gcvT gene encoding glycine cleavage system aminomethyltransferase GcvT, translated to MKRTPLYDAHVALGARIVEFGGWEMPVQYTSILEEHRAVRERAGIFDVSHMGDLIIRGEGAEDSLRELLTNDIKDLPLGKGIYAHVLNEQGKIMDDTFTFRVGLDTYLMVPNASHAEQIYEWVRDRVRDAEVINVSERLACIALQGPKAQEVLQRLTDMDLKGLKRLYGDIVNLKVPSSENSERFLPDLMNCAPLPSGLTQSYVTRSGYTGEDGFEILVESGAAEMVWNALLSVGRDLELRPCGLGARDVLRLEMGYLLSGADFDGTQSTLQTGPAWVIKWSHEFIGREAMLRQKERGAYRKLVGLELLDRGIPRHGYTVMAGRDEIGRVSSGTLSPILNKGIALAYVDADHAREGEELEVMIRDNKVRAVVVKPPFIRRVKD